Genomic DNA from Macadamia integrifolia cultivar HAES 741 chromosome 6, SCU_Mint_v3, whole genome shotgun sequence:
ttgatagactagatgccgtagtcggcttggaaactagtgcattggtggcccgtggtatgggatgcggtggcactatgcaatcgtactattgtcatataggagcttgcggtttaggattttcaccgtctcatgctacgacccttcccaacaggggttaaggtgttgggttaccatttggggggaagcagtggtcgcggttgtcgggtcactgtggtggttagacataacacccggcgggtcattaggacagtcggcaacccctgtggtatattcaagagggccaatcgtactgcttttaaattgctggagtcagcacctttaattccttaatcataataaataatatttctaATAAATTATGAACCATTTCAATACAAGAGGGGAAATGACATACCGTTCACCGTCGATGGTGAATTGTTTTCAGCAGAGCTTAATGCAGACATTGATGCCGTCATTTCACGAATGAAcaaccttcttctttttcttggaagTAGGTTTCTCCCCttagtattttctcaatgtaCTTCTCTAATGGGTAAGATTAGTACGTTACTGTAAAGGGGGGACCTAGTCTCCTTTAATAACACAATGCCTATCTCCCATTAAGGTAGGCCAatcaattaaagaaaaattctttccTATTTGCAACCAAACTAATCTGGTGGATAtccttaatagaatccaagataatttgcaatcaaatcaaatattgggttTCCATAATATAACTCAATCAATGGTCAATTGGgacaaataaggaaataaatcctacaacCACAACTTATAAAGATACCTCTCAATACTTTATTTAGCAAATATCTAATTATGCAAATTAAAAGCCATCTATAAACTCAGGGACAGAGAgactaaagaaaagaaatttgaaaatttgtcGACAAAACTGAGCCCTAACTATTTACTTTGTGGACCTGATGTCTCCATGTCTATTTACTTTGGTTATGGAGCTTTTATCTATCATGTTGAGGAATCTTGcccgagagaaaaaaaattcaattgatGCATCATCTTAAGATTCTTCTTTTGTCCCATCTTATCTTCATTGATGATCTTATGATTTGCATTAAGGCAGATCACCCATCAGTCTCAGCAATCATGGGTACGTTTGAGAACTTTTAAGCCCTCTCAGGACTTCATATTAATTAATAAGGACAAATCCTCCGTCATATTAGGGGGGAGGCTCTCAAGTTGCCCATCATGAGCTTTTACAGTTGATTGGGTTCACTGAAGGTCATCTTCCTATTCGATATCTGGGTATTCTGCTCATCTTTGGCAAGTTGCGAGCAGTGGACCGTTCTCTTATATTTGAGATTGTGAGAAGAAAATTGGAAGGATGGAAGAGTCGAGTTTTATCTCATGTTGAGCATCTTCAACTAATCAACTCCATTCTCCAAGGTTTATCTCTATTGATCAAGTATTTTCAGTCTCCAAGGTTTGTTATTAAGAAATTAGAATCTGTACATGTTTGCTAGATTTCTATAGCCTGATCCAAGCTTGAGTTGAAAAGTTCACTTTATTGTTTGGGATATGCTTTGTAAACCTAGGAGGTGGATTGAGTATCTAACGCATCAATATGAACATTGTAGTTAATTCGAAGAAATTTTGGTGGATAGCCTCAAATGAAGATTGCCTTTGGGTTAAGTGTCATAGACACCTCAAATCTAACTCCTTGTGGGTGGCCAAAATCTTTAACAATTACTCTTGGGTATGGTGTAAAGTTCTAAAATATAGAGAGGGTTGAGTAGTTTATTATTCATCGTATTGATAATTGGAACTCTACGAGGCTTTGGCTTGACCCTTGCACCCAGCTGGGGTCCTCATCAACCGGTTTAGTGATCGTATTAATATGATCCGATTTTATTTAATCCATCCTATTAGATGGCAACTGGGACTCTAGCCCGATCGTATCTATTGATCTCTTGGAAGTGTGGTCTAACCTCCATTATATTCAGCAGTTGGATGCTAGTGAACCGGCGGATAGAGTTATTTGGATGGGCTGCCTCTCAGGGTCTTCTCTTCCTAGTCCTCTTGGAACATTTTTCCACATCAAGGTCTGAAAGTTGTATGGACCGTGCTGTTTGGTTTAAGAAAAATATTCACCTCTTGGCACTGCTTGGTTGGTGCTCTCTCCACAGCCAATCAACATTTTATGAGAACGATCATGGTACCTCCTTAGTGCTGGTTTTGCTGAGCAGGGTTGGAAAGTAAGGGTCACTTATTTTTCCAATGCTCATTCACTACAAAGATGGGGTGACATCTTGATTGATTGTCCAAAATATGCTCCATTCCTCTTCTGTGTTGTCAGAGGCAACTTGGGTAGCAACAACTTTTGGTAGGGACAACATTGGAGATAAATTGATCTTTTGCTCCATCATATATCATAAATGGGCTGAGAGAAATTCCAGGAAATTTCAGAACAAAACTAGGGCCCACCCTCTCATTGTTCAAGATAACAAGGTTGATGTTTTTAACACTTGTAAGGATGTGATCCTCAAAAAGGAAGAATCTACCTCTAATGTGTTCCTTATCCGAAACTGGGGCCCCATGTGCTTTGGAACCAAAATCTAAATACTTTGTTTACTTAGTGTGCCCCTTGGGCTGACTTTGCTATTCTAGGGCTCCTTGATCCCTTGAGGTTGTCTTTGAGATCTATGGTGTTGCGTCTAGttttcttgtatattcttcttctcctcttcccttCTTTGCAATAAATTTGATACCCATTTTCTAAACCTTAGCGTTTATGGTTCCACAGCCACAGGATCACTTGCATATTGGAGCAAAACCTATGCAAGTTCACAGAACACGACATTTGAGAGGAAAGGAGAGATCTACTTGGGAGTGCTGCTGCAATTGCAATGGACGAAAGCTTGTCAAAATCGAACTGGAACCATTTATCCAAACAGAACCAAAtccaaccccaagggggtagccgagttggtaAGGGATCTTCGCCTCAGGTAGTATGTGGTTCTAAGTTCAACTCGTCTTTCCTCCTTGGGGCCATTCACACAAGAGtttttagtgctcttcactactttcagtgaaagctgaatggttctcattcaaccctagtatgatCCGGTCTATGTGGTTGTGGTGTCAATATGGACCtacgggactagtcaggtcgAAAGCCtagatacaaaaaaaaaaaaaaaaaagaaccaaatcTTTTACACTGAAACtgtaaaatcatttaataaatgtttagttttggtttaaaaattGAGACCGTTTACTAAttaattcgattttggttttaactatttaaaatgattaaaatcgATTAAGTTTTagtttatatattaaataaataacatccTCCCGGATTTTCGACATTCTAGTGGCCTCTCCCCACATTGATGAAATTGTTCACCCATAAAGGACAATTTAtccaccatcctagggttcacaaagccctatagggttttaatatgttcccaaaataccctcccTAAAGTGCCGCAGTGAATGAATTCTTTCACCAAGTGGTGAGGTTTACCACTCCATCGTAAGGTTCTAAACCCCTATGAACCTTACCAAAATACCCCCGAATACCCACCCCATGCATCTGAAGCCCGCTCGATGCATGGATTCTTATTCACTATGGCCTTAGGAAACTTGATATAggtttatattaaataattatttatgcTTTTTTATCTGAGAGTAGTTTAATATTGAAGATTTGCTCATGATTTTTTATGGTAGGTTTTTGGACACaacatttttttatgaaatcaaAGAACTGTATAACCGTTCAATAAATGgctcaattttgatttcagcatacgaaaccatttaataaatgatttattttgatttctaaCTCTAATACCATGAACCGAATTGAACCAAAACTGCACCATTTAACATCCTTAAGTGGAGGGCCCCCCACTCCGGATCTTTTGCTGAAAGGAAAACCACAAAGATTGAGTGACACTAAGGGTGCCAATCTGGTGGTTCGATTGGGTTTCAGTCGGATTAAATTGGTTTTGGTCTATCATAGGACCAGCCCAAGACCAAATCGTTAAGAATGTTTTCAGTTTCAGTTGGTTTCGATATTAGTTTGGTTTCTTATCAATTGTTTGATATCAGTCTGTTCTCGGTTTTTTATCAGGTTTGGTCAGTGCATTCGCTTTGTCTGATTCCATTTTGGTTTCTACTGATTATATAAAGTCCCAAGACCCAACCCAGAACCATATCAGTATTGGTCTGATTGGTTCAATCAGGGCTGAACTGATTATCCTGACCGATTTAGGTTGAACTTTAATACCAGTAAGCAAGACATAGCGAGAGAAAGCACCAGATATTGGAAGTTCTTCAATTGCAACGGTGGTGCCTCTCAAACTATACTATGAAACCCCTCACCTCAcaaaggtttaggttttggaaACAGAGAAGTCTGCAATTTTGCTAGTGCCAAAATCAAGCATCTATCTTAACATAAGTCTCTCCTTACTCTCTTTATGCCTCCATTAATTGGATGGAATGGAAGAGAGCATTAGATTGGAATCTATAGAAGTATAAAATTATAGAAAGCTAGATAAGAAGAGATTTCGGACATCAGACAGGTCTCCATCCTTTTTCCTTATCATGTCTCTTAACTTTGTGGGATGAAAGGAGAGAGCATTAGATTGGAGCCTATAGTAGTAGTAAGGTAATAAAATTATCATAAAGTGATTAGGGAGAGATTTCAAGTAGATCTACATAAGAATGGATTAGTATTTTTGAGATAAAGAGAGCAATCTAATCAAAACAGTTAACCAACCAATAATACATGGTCACTAatttattagatttttttaaaatatataagaaCTCACAATAGGCTGCAGCAACACACAGATACAGATGGGTCAACAACCCATCTCAGGGCCCCATAATCCTGTTTGCTATCCAGTTTAAATATGTGCAGCCTAAACCAAAATCTAGTGAGCAATAGGCAGAATTTGTTTTATGACAACCCAAGGGCTCAATTGAAATTCACATACCACATAAAGGTCTGAAGTTGTCacaattttcagaatttttggGACTTTTTACAGTTCCCAACAAAATATCACGAGTTCCCCCTTCCCCTCCAACTTTTTAAGACAAAAAGGCCACAAAACTAGGTTGACTAAGGTTGTTTCTCGATTCAGCGAATATGATGTCTACATCATTACGTAGTCACATTAAATTCCGCTTCAATCTTTCTCTACATGTTAGAATGCTGTGAAAATTATGCGGAAATCATCAAACAAGTATGCACACTTGATCAAAATAGTAAATGATTTTTAAATAGGTAGAGAATATGGTAAAAGATATTCTTTGGTACTAATTCTAATGTAAAGTTCTTCAGTAAATGTGCTTAAAGTGTGATATGTATTTTTGAGCTGCGGAATTATGAATGAGTGAAATATTTTTCTACCTGTTAAATATACAGGCATCCTAGCAAAGAGACAACTTACATGACAAATAAATGCACAAATGTGTTTAACAATATATATCAAGTGTGGCCCAAGGTATGGACATACAAGCCTGTAGACTAACAACACTCATCTAGCAATAGTTTGATGAATGCCAAAATTTCTAACAGAAGTATGTTGGGAATCTACTAATAAGATCAGCTGACCAAACAGACACTAGTACTAATTTTATCTGATCATCCAATACCTGCTCTAGAAATAAAACCAATAATGAACTTCCAATTTCCTGGGAAAGAAAGTAGCAGAATAAGAATGATTAGAAGCATCAGTCTGAATCAGATCTTTATGGATCCATGAGAAAATTATGAACCAATGTAATTCCTTAAAAAaattgagggaggggggtggaCCGGAGGACTAAGAATTTCTTCCTGTTCTTGATCTAGAGGTGTCAGGTAAGACATAGGTCCATCACTACAGCAGAGTGCCATCCCCCTCTGAGATCACATATCTCATCTCAATCTCAAAAGAGATGGTTAAAATGTACAACTTCGAATTTCTCATGATAGCCACTCAACTTAAAATGTCCACATTTGTTTTTCTCCACCATAGCCAGGGTAGATATTTACTTGCCAAGAAAAAATCAGTTGCTTTAACAACCACATTTTTGTGAGCTAACTGCAAAAGATAGAACATCCCCAACCAACCTTGCCTAGACCATGAGAACATTATTGCATCCACGAAAGCTGGCAAAGCTCATCCGCCATGAATAATATCACAAGACTAACTTTCAAGACCCTTCCATTATTCTTTGTTGCGATCTGTGAGTCTGACATGATATGTTTCACTAGTCAATTTAGATAGATCCAGAAAACTCTAGTGGAACTGGTAATTTGTAATGAAGCAACATAACAATACTCACCTAGGACCATCCAGAGTTCTTCCCCATTTGATGAGATGCAATGAAGTTTCTTATCACCAAGCAATAGTTTTTAGTTGTTGATGTTCAATAACACCATTATTAACTAAGAAAAATGCCTACCTCCCCACTTGAtgcatttttcaaaaataattaattCCAGATTGataatgacatcatcaatgaTATATTTCTAAGTTACATCTCTCCAATAGTAGTAATCATTCAATCAACTAAAAGGTTGAAGTTCAATAAAGTGCTctattaagaaaaaatttataaagGCATCCTTATCAAGAAGCAAACAAACAGAAGTTGAAGGACATcttatttttgttattcaatGGCTGTGTTTGTTTATCCGTAAAATATTTTATGGTAAGTATATTATAGGGGTCATTACTTAGAACAATGGTAAAAGACAACTCCACCATTGCCCCCACCCCCAACTCCATGGATCCACCTACACCACtaccctcccccctcccctctgcAAGTCTCTCCCCACTCCCTCTACATCACCAATATAAAAGGAAACTGACGCAAGGATGTGCACCACTCtctcacccccccccttttttttcttctccattgCCACTAACCATGATCAGCTGCATTACCTGTGCCACCTCCATGTCTACATTTGCTTTAAAATCAATCACATATAATGCTTCACAGTGGTAAATCTATCTGTGTGATGCATTGCAGGAACCATAGGGCCATCAACAAAGCATGTCATAGCCTTGAAGGACTCATGGTGAACATCAAGACCTGTGGAAATACCCTGTGGCATTGCAGGAAGCGAGGGCTAGCTGTAAATTCATGAATCTCTGCAGGTTGCCAGAGATATACTGCTGTATGATTCAGTCTGTCCTCCTCACCCCCCGCAACTCCCCAATACTCACTCCCTCCCCTCTCCCTGTAAACTAAAATGATtaccatcaaagagaagctagaAGCCTAGAAGTAGTGTGTCAATCACCCCCAGAAGGAAGGATATAGAAATTACTAGTCAAGATCCATATGCCTATATATCAATGAATCCAACCATAAAGTACCAAATCATTATCATTTACCACCCCATAAATAGCCAAATAAACATGAAAAGCAAGAAACCCTTGAAACACAAAGCAAGGTGGGGATATTTCCATAAAGAACATATAACCAAGGTCTATAGCATCTAATGCTATGCTTACAGCTTTAGACACTCTAAATTACCCTCATCAGCaatcagaaaaagaaatgaaCTCCTTTCTATAGCTCATACAACAGAAACTTTACCAGATCTGCCCTTTCCTTCACCATCATCTCCAGAATCATTGCCATCATCCTCACTACCCATCAGCTTAGATGCAGAGGAATCATGCTGCACTGGAGGGCTGCCACCTCCAGTAACAGACTGCTGATAAAGAACTCCCCCAACAATAGTGAAAATCAAGCAAAGCAAGCCAAACGGATTCGCATGCTTATCCCAAATCAAGACATTGATCACAACCGTTAGAAACTTGTTAACCACGCCTGTAACTGTAAATGCTGTGGCTGAGACTGCCTTTCTCGCTGCAAATCCGAAGAAACTGATGAGCAAGCCAAAAATGCATGATATTGAAACCGCGGAAAATGCTGCTGGTTCAATCCAATTGCCAGAATTTGATCCCACAGCAGAGAACACATCAACATACTCTCCCGTCAAAACCCAAAACAGAGGTGCCATCATCAAAGACAACAGATTGTTGTAAAATACGAAACCCCAAGTGTTCAACCCAAGATTTGTGACCATGTGTTTGATATAAACCATCTCGGTAGTAATAGTAATCAAATACGCAAATGCCCAGGAGTAAGCAGTGAGTGTGAAAGCCGAATCTGTTGCCACATACCCAACAGCACCACCTAATATGATCACCAGAGACAGAAAGGTGAGCTTCGATGGACATGGTTGTTTCCGAAATGCCGTGTCCGCTACAGCCACCAAAAGAGGCGTAAGGGAT
This window encodes:
- the LOC122082555 gene encoding GDP-fucose transporter 1, which produces MVSAKFDASKQYYTTSSLVVGYALCSSLLAVINKYAITKFNFPGLLTALQYLTSVLGVWVLGKIGFLYHDPFTLDTAKKFLPAAIVFYLAIFTNTNLLRHANVDTFIVFRSLTPLLVAVADTAFRKQPCPSKLTFLSLVIILGGAVGYVATDSAFTLTAYSWAFAYLITITTEMVYIKHMVTNLGLNTWGFVFYNNLLSLMMAPLFWVLTGEYVDVFSAVGSNSGNWIEPAAFSAVSISCIFGLLISFFGFAARKAVSATAFTVTGVVNKFLTVVINVLIWDKHANPFGLLCLIFTIVGGVLYQQSVTGGGSPPVQHDSSASKLMGSEDDGNDSGDDGEGKGRSGKVSVV